The Leucobacter sp. UCMA 4100 genome window below encodes:
- a CDS encoding uroporphyrinogen-III synthase, translated as MSAPDRHTHGGPPGGSHGGLHAGPHGGSHGGSLEGALAGQRVLVPRAEARGDHLAELVLSLGGEPVMVPLIEHTPPADEAAFAAAIDRWNAGAYDWAAITSVRGAQAFARAGATPSGGRIASVGSTTTAALESLGFCVDLEPERFTGESLARALVAKLMSWPAPDGRASVLLPLSAIADTTLETGLIAAGHRPERIDAYRTSPVAGDPEADAALAPSIDAALVLSASAARALAARFPTLHEHARLAAIGEPTARELRSLGMPPAVVARQHTASGTVTALARLTETSKPS; from the coding sequence GTGAGTGCCCCCGATCGCCACACCCACGGTGGGCCTCCCGGGGGTTCCCACGGTGGCTTGCACGCGGGCCCGCACGGCGGCTCCCACGGCGGCTCGCTTGAGGGCGCACTCGCGGGCCAGCGGGTGCTCGTGCCGCGCGCCGAAGCCCGCGGCGATCACCTCGCTGAGCTCGTTCTGAGCCTCGGCGGTGAGCCCGTCATGGTTCCGCTCATCGAGCACACGCCTCCGGCCGACGAGGCGGCCTTCGCCGCCGCGATCGATCGCTGGAACGCTGGCGCCTACGACTGGGCTGCCATCACGAGCGTGCGAGGCGCCCAGGCCTTCGCGCGAGCAGGGGCAACGCCGAGCGGCGGCCGCATCGCCTCAGTCGGAAGCACCACGACCGCAGCCCTCGAGTCACTCGGCTTCTGCGTCGACCTCGAACCCGAACGCTTTACCGGCGAGAGTCTCGCGAGGGCACTCGTCGCGAAACTCATGAGCTGGCCAGCCCCCGACGGCAGAGCGAGCGTGCTGCTGCCCCTCTCGGCGATCGCCGACACCACGCTTGAAACCGGGCTCATCGCTGCCGGTCACCGCCCCGAGCGGATCGACGCCTACCGCACCAGCCCCGTCGCGGGAGACCCCGAGGCTGATGCGGCCCTCGCCCCCTCGATCGACGCCGCGCTCGTGCTGAGCGCCTCGGCAGCGAGGGCGCTCGCCGCACGCTTCCCGACGCTCCACGAGCATGCGCGCCTCGCAGCGATCGGCGAACCCACCGCAAGAGAACTCAGAAGCCTCGGCATGCCGCCCGCCGTCGTCGCCCGCCAGCACACCGCCTCAGGCACGGTGACGGCGCTCGCGAGGCTCACCGAAACCAGCAAACCATCGTGA
- the hemC gene encoding hydroxymethylbilane synthase: MTETKQTERTASVTRAEGPVEAAPGIIRVGTRGSVLAVSQTTTVAETIARATGLDVVLVIVTTKGDVSRAPLAQLGGTGVFVSALRDALLAGECDVAVHSLKDLPTGPCEGITLGAIPERADARDALCARDGLTLETLPEGALVGTGSPRRAAQLLSRRPDLQVSDLRGNVDTRLGRVGTDLDAVVLAAAGLDRIGRDAAISERFSLDVAPPAPGQGALAIEVRSAETETGPLHDALVALNDPAARAEALAERALLATLEAGCAAPIGATAVAANGELTLSATVYRLDGQEQLMAVERSPLASPEADRDARYRSSLTDRTAHELGASVAKQLLDQGAAELAPLGATR; encoded by the coding sequence ATGACCGAAACGAAGCAGACCGAGCGCACCGCGAGCGTGACGAGGGCTGAGGGCCCCGTCGAGGCCGCTCCCGGCATCATCAGGGTGGGCACGAGGGGCAGCGTGCTCGCGGTGTCGCAGACCACGACTGTCGCCGAGACGATTGCCCGTGCGACGGGCCTCGACGTCGTGCTCGTCATCGTCACCACGAAGGGTGACGTGTCGCGTGCCCCGCTCGCCCAGCTCGGCGGAACCGGCGTGTTCGTGAGCGCCCTGCGTGACGCCCTGCTCGCCGGCGAGTGCGACGTCGCGGTGCACTCGCTCAAAGACCTCCCGACGGGGCCCTGCGAGGGCATCACCCTCGGCGCGATTCCCGAGCGTGCCGATGCGCGCGACGCCCTGTGCGCTCGCGACGGGCTCACCCTCGAGACGCTTCCCGAGGGCGCGCTCGTCGGCACCGGCTCCCCCCGCCGCGCAGCCCAGCTGCTCTCCCGCCGCCCCGACCTGCAGGTCAGCGACCTGCGCGGCAACGTTGACACGCGGCTTGGCCGGGTCGGAACCGACCTTGACGCGGTCGTGCTTGCCGCCGCCGGCCTCGACCGCATTGGTCGCGACGCCGCCATCTCTGAGCGCTTCTCGCTCGACGTCGCCCCGCCCGCCCCGGGCCAGGGCGCGCTCGCGATCGAGGTGCGCAGCGCCGAAACCGAGACGGGGCCGCTGCACGACGCGCTCGTCGCCCTCAACGACCCCGCTGCCCGCGCCGAGGCGCTCGCCGAACGCGCCCTGCTCGCAACGCTCGAGGCAGGGTGCGCGGCCCCGATCGGCGCAACGGCCGTGGCCGCGAACGGCGAGCTCACGCTGAGCGCGACCGTGTACCGCCTCGACGGGCAGGAGCAGCTGATGGCCGTCGAACGTTCTCCCCTCGCGTCACCCGAGGCGGATCGCGACGCGCGCTACCGCTCAAGCCTCACCGATCGCACGGCTCACGAGCTCGGCGCGAGCGTCGCGAAACAGCTGCTTGATCAGGGCGCCGCCGAACTCGCACCCCTCGGGGCGACGCGGTGA
- a CDS encoding protoporphyrinogen/coproporphyrinogen oxidase: MPSSETRDTSPQCIVVVGGGVAGLVAARELSLGGAAVTLIEAGWQLGGRVASAPLHGHAVDVGAEAFATRGGGVQRLITELGLAQRVVSPAPLGSWVYAEGVARPLPKGGALGIPASPMNAESRRVLGFGAALRAALEPLRRLATPTNDETTVAALVTERLGARVLERLVRPIALGVYSTDPTELRIAQVPGLREAFERSGSLVGAARELRAASSAAGGAVAALEGGMTPLVAALEADLLGRGCEIVRGTQVVALVPPFDTEPSWQVHDAEGSCLASADAVVIAAPERAARDLLGGLLGGPGDAAPAPSDIEVIALAVHDERLDGAPRGTGVLVAPGDPRVTAKALTHATAKWPDRAVVRGPGEHVLRLSYGRTGSAPETAALADADAFALALRDASLLLGIELAPDSLADAVRQPWSVSPPPGARPEPQTPATVALAGDWVHGTGLASVVAGARGAANDLLGRLAPLHPTDPSSTPQQESTVRPA, from the coding sequence ATGCCTTCTAGCGAGACCCGCGACACCAGCCCACAGTGCATTGTCGTTGTGGGCGGAGGCGTCGCGGGTCTCGTTGCGGCCAGAGAGCTGAGCCTTGGCGGCGCGGCCGTCACGCTCATTGAAGCGGGCTGGCAGCTCGGCGGCCGGGTCGCATCGGCGCCCCTTCACGGCCACGCGGTCGATGTTGGCGCCGAGGCGTTCGCGACCCGCGGGGGCGGGGTGCAGCGCCTCATCACCGAGCTGGGGCTCGCCCAGCGGGTGGTTTCGCCGGCGCCGCTCGGCTCGTGGGTGTACGCCGAGGGTGTCGCCAGGCCGTTGCCGAAGGGCGGCGCGCTCGGCATTCCTGCGAGCCCCATGAACGCTGAGTCACGACGCGTGCTCGGCTTTGGGGCCGCGCTGCGCGCCGCGCTCGAACCCCTTCGCCGCCTGGCCACCCCCACGAACGACGAAACGACGGTCGCGGCCCTCGTGACCGAGCGTCTCGGGGCACGCGTGCTCGAGCGGCTCGTGCGCCCGATCGCGCTGGGGGTCTACTCGACCGACCCGACCGAGCTGCGGATCGCGCAGGTTCCCGGGCTTCGCGAGGCTTTCGAGCGCAGCGGATCACTCGTGGGTGCAGCCCGTGAGCTCCGTGCCGCGAGTTCGGCCGCGGGAGGGGCCGTCGCTGCCCTCGAGGGAGGCATGACCCCGCTCGTCGCTGCCCTCGAGGCTGACCTGCTCGGTCGCGGCTGCGAGATCGTGCGCGGCACGCAGGTGGTTGCGCTCGTGCCGCCGTTTGACACCGAGCCGAGCTGGCAGGTGCACGACGCCGAGGGCTCGTGCCTCGCGAGCGCCGATGCCGTGGTCATCGCGGCCCCGGAGCGGGCGGCGCGCGATTTGCTCGGCGGGCTGCTCGGTGGCCCGGGCGATGCGGCCCCCGCGCCGAGCGATATCGAGGTCATTGCCCTCGCGGTGCATGACGAACGGCTCGACGGGGCTCCCCGCGGCACCGGCGTGCTCGTCGCGCCCGGCGATCCGCGGGTGACCGCGAAGGCGCTCACGCACGCGACGGCGAAGTGGCCCGATCGCGCGGTGGTGCGCGGCCCCGGCGAGCACGTGCTGCGCCTCTCGTACGGCCGCACGGGCAGCGCTCCAGAGACGGCAGCGCTCGCCGACGCCGACGCCTTTGCGCTCGCCCTGCGCGACGCGAGCCTGCTGCTCGGTATTGAGCTCGCTCCCGACTCGCTTGCCGACGCGGTCAGGCAGCCCTGGTCGGTGAGCCCGCCTCCCGGCGCCCGGCCCGAGCCGCAGACCCCGGCGACGGTGGCCCTCGCGGGAGACTGGGTGCACGGCACCGGCCTCGCCTCGGTTGTCGCGGGTGCCCGCGGCGCGGCGAACGACCTCCTGGGGCGGCTTGCGCCCCTCCACCCGACCGATCCCTCATCGACCCCACAGCAAGAAAGCACGGTGCGACCAGCATGA
- the hemE gene encoding uroporphyrinogen decarboxylase, translating to MRLLSETHPLVTGVTSDAPLVRALRGDRPERVPVWFMRQAGRSLPEYRALRQETRMLDACLDPALASEITLQPVRRHGVDAAVFFSDIVVPLLLAGVEVDLVAGKGPVFAHPVRTAADVEHFRATYTPERLREALEPVREAVRLTVAELGETPLVGFAGAPFTLAAYLVEGGPSREHLRARTLMQSEPEVWRDLLEWVADLSAVFLEAQVEAGASAVQLFDSWAGSLSVNDYREHVAPASARALSLVRQLGFHHPGWHGYADVALQVPVIHFAVGSGHLLEALAELGPDAVGVDWRIPLDEASERLGSEMPLQGNLDPALLGAPDEALEAHLADVLTRGQHAPAHILNLGHGVPPETDPAVLTRIVELAHAF from the coding sequence ATGAGACTTTTGAGTGAAACCCACCCGCTCGTGACCGGTGTCACCAGCGATGCCCCGCTCGTGCGCGCGCTGCGCGGCGACCGCCCAGAGCGCGTTCCCGTCTGGTTTATGCGCCAGGCAGGCCGTTCGTTGCCAGAGTACCGCGCGCTGCGCCAAGAAACCCGAATGCTCGATGCATGTCTTGACCCCGCGCTCGCGAGCGAGATCACGCTGCAGCCCGTGCGCAGGCACGGAGTCGACGCCGCGGTGTTTTTTAGCGACATCGTCGTGCCCCTCTTGCTCGCCGGGGTCGAGGTTGACCTCGTGGCTGGCAAGGGCCCCGTCTTTGCCCACCCCGTGCGCACCGCGGCCGACGTCGAGCACTTCCGCGCGACCTACACTCCCGAGCGCCTGCGCGAGGCCCTCGAACCCGTGCGCGAGGCCGTGAGACTCACGGTCGCCGAGCTTGGCGAGACGCCGCTCGTGGGCTTCGCCGGCGCCCCCTTCACCCTCGCGGCCTATCTCGTCGAGGGAGGCCCGTCACGCGAGCACCTGCGCGCGCGCACGCTCATGCAGAGCGAGCCAGAGGTGTGGCGCGACCTGCTCGAGTGGGTCGCCGACCTCAGCGCCGTGTTTCTCGAGGCCCAGGTTGAGGCTGGCGCGAGCGCCGTGCAGCTCTTCGACTCGTGGGCAGGCTCGCTCAGCGTGAACGACTACCGCGAACACGTGGCCCCGGCCTCGGCCCGCGCGCTCTCGCTCGTGAGGCAACTGGGCTTTCACCACCCGGGCTGGCACGGCTACGCCGACGTGGCGCTTCAGGTACCCGTGATCCACTTTGCGGTCGGCTCGGGGCACCTGCTCGAGGCGCTCGCCGAGCTCGGCCCAGACGCCGTTGGCGTCGACTGGCGCATTCCGCTCGACGAGGCGAGCGAGCGTCTCGGCTCTGAGATGCCGCTGCAGGGCAACCTCGACCCGGCTCTGCTTGGTGCCCCCGACGAGGCCCTCGAGGCACACCTCGCCGACGTGCTCACGCGCGGGCAGCACGCCCCCGCCCATATTCTCAACCTTGGCCACGGGGTCCCTCCCGAAACCGACCCGGCCGTGCTCACCCGCATCGTCGAGCTCGCGCATGCCTTCTAG
- a CDS encoding glutamyl-tRNA reductase → MLTSLSFTLERTPFETLEHLSRHHESISDAFDDPSLTQGSVVLSTCNRFEIYADTGAGQEQALLTRLSRVTGLDAETLGAAADAKAGRETAEHLFAVASGLESAVVGEGEIAGQVRRAHDDARQRATLTHDLEHLFRTATRTSREVGHRTEIRSAGRSLVRLSLRMAEARVPDWQEARVLLIGTGAYAGATVTALQARGVTQLRVFSPSGRAEGYAAERGLEAVAQGELQAELKAADLVIACSRADDPVLTADLVREALEAERRRELLLIDLGLPRNIDPLVAELPGAWLLDLETISKHAPVTELSAEAEALEIVRTAAAEFSASQAEREALPALLALRTHVAGILEDELCRARKATAQLAPEAPNGSEATAEGDPLGNTSSAEIEAALRRFSGKLLHLPMTRIRTLGREGRVNDAAAALETLFGIDALPSDDGSGV, encoded by the coding sequence ATGCTTACCTCACTGTCATTCACGCTTGAGCGCACCCCCTTTGAAACGCTCGAGCACCTCTCGCGTCACCACGAGAGCATCAGCGACGCCTTCGACGACCCCTCACTCACCCAGGGCTCGGTCGTGCTCAGCACCTGCAATCGCTTTGAGATTTACGCCGACACCGGCGCGGGGCAGGAGCAGGCGCTCCTCACGAGACTCTCGCGCGTGACCGGCCTCGACGCCGAGACACTCGGCGCGGCAGCCGACGCAAAAGCGGGCCGCGAAACGGCAGAGCACCTCTTTGCCGTCGCCTCGGGCCTCGAGTCGGCCGTCGTTGGCGAGGGCGAAATCGCGGGCCAGGTGCGCCGAGCCCACGACGACGCCAGGCAGCGAGCGACGCTCACGCACGACCTCGAGCACCTCTTTCGCACCGCGACCCGCACCTCACGCGAGGTCGGGCACCGCACCGAGATTCGCTCGGCGGGCCGCTCACTCGTGCGCCTTTCGCTGCGCATGGCCGAGGCACGGGTGCCCGACTGGCAGGAGGCCCGCGTGCTGCTCATCGGCACGGGCGCCTACGCCGGCGCGACCGTCACCGCGCTGCAGGCCCGCGGCGTCACCCAGCTGCGCGTCTTCTCACCTTCTGGCCGGGCCGAGGGCTACGCCGCCGAGCGCGGCCTCGAGGCCGTTGCTCAGGGCGAGCTGCAGGCGGAGCTCAAGGCCGCCGACCTCGTCATCGCGTGCAGCAGGGCCGACGACCCCGTGCTCACCGCCGACCTTGTGCGCGAGGCACTCGAAGCCGAACGCCGCCGCGAGCTCCTGCTCATCGATCTCGGGTTGCCCCGAAACATCGACCCGCTCGTCGCCGAGCTTCCCGGCGCCTGGCTGCTCGACCTCGAGACCATCAGCAAGCACGCCCCCGTGACCGAGCTGAGCGCCGAGGCCGAAGCACTCGAGATCGTTCGCACAGCCGCCGCCGAGTTCAGCGCATCGCAGGCCGAGCGCGAGGCGCTTCCCGCCCTGCTCGCCCTGCGCACCCACGTCGCCGGCATTCTCGAAGACGAGCTGTGCCGCGCCCGAAAGGCGACGGCGCAGCTCGCGCCCGAGGCGCCGAACGGCAGCGAGGCCACGGCCGAGGGCGACCCGCTCGGCAACACCTCATCGGCCGAGATCGAGGCCGCCCTGCGCCGCTTCTCGGGCAAGCTGCTGCACCTACCTATGACCCGCATCAGAACCCTCGGGCGAGAGGGCCGCGTGAACGACGCCGCGGCAGCGCTCGAAACCCTCTTCGGCATCGACGCGCTGCCGTCTGATGACGGGAGCGGGGTCTAG
- a CDS encoding MFS transporter gives MTTVSTEVREPSAKHTVSAAHKKSMIASSVGQVLEWYEWSAYAVFAPFIAAMMFNPENPVSALLATFAVFAVGFLMRPLGGLVFGVIADRKGRKFVLVTTMLSMAIASVAIGLMPSYAQIGIWASVGLLVARMIQGFAHGGESATANSYVAEIAPRHKRGQWGSVVFIAIFGGTIIAYSLGGAITNVLDESAVAAWGWRIPFLLGAVLAVVALWLRRGMIESEVFAEEAVEALLEDDGTPATQHTATAIAGRPKSQLRSVLLLIAMVTGITAAHYTWSSYVSTYAIVERGMPTQSAYWAIVLAQVIACVALPFWGKLSDRIGRKPMLYGFAIAMAIAQFPLMSLINDQAWTLFVASAVALLIVGAAGCLLSSYMSEIFPTATRTRNIGIAYGFSVAVFGGSAPYLNQLFNSLDLGWLSSVYVIVLCCVTFFAVTRLPETRGIDLSKV, from the coding sequence GTGACAACCGTTTCAACCGAGGTGCGCGAGCCCTCAGCCAAGCACACCGTGAGTGCTGCACATAAAAAGTCGATGATCGCGAGCAGCGTCGGGCAGGTGCTCGAGTGGTATGAGTGGAGCGCCTACGCCGTGTTCGCGCCGTTCATTGCCGCGATGATGTTTAATCCAGAGAACCCGGTCTCGGCACTGCTCGCGACCTTCGCGGTGTTTGCGGTCGGCTTTCTCATGCGGCCCCTCGGCGGCCTCGTGTTCGGCGTCATCGCCGACCGCAAGGGCCGCAAGTTCGTGCTCGTCACGACGATGCTCTCGATGGCGATCGCCTCGGTCGCGATTGGCCTCATGCCCTCGTACGCGCAGATCGGCATCTGGGCCTCGGTCGGGCTGCTCGTCGCCCGCATGATTCAGGGCTTCGCCCACGGCGGCGAGTCGGCCACCGCCAACTCGTACGTCGCCGAGATCGCCCCGAGGCACAAGCGCGGACAGTGGGGCAGTGTCGTGTTTATCGCGATCTTTGGCGGCACGATCATCGCCTACTCGCTCGGCGGCGCGATCACGAACGTGCTCGATGAGTCGGCGGTTGCGGCGTGGGGCTGGCGCATTCCGTTTCTGCTGGGTGCCGTGCTCGCCGTCGTGGCGCTCTGGCTGCGACGCGGCATGATCGAGTCTGAGGTCTTTGCCGAAGAGGCCGTTGAGGCGCTGCTCGAAGACGACGGAACCCCCGCGACCCAGCACACCGCGACCGCGATCGCTGGCCGCCCGAAGAGCCAGCTGCGCTCGGTCCTGCTGCTCATCGCGATGGTCACGGGCATCACCGCGGCGCACTACACCTGGAGCTCGTACGTTTCGACCTACGCGATTGTCGAGCGGGGCATGCCGACGCAGTCGGCCTACTGGGCCATCGTGCTCGCGCAGGTGATCGCCTGCGTGGCGCTGCCGTTCTGGGGCAAGCTCTCAGACCGCATCGGCCGCAAACCGATGCTGTACGGCTTCGCGATCGCGATGGCCATCGCGCAGTTCCCGCTCATGAGCCTCATTAACGATCAGGCGTGGACCCTGTTTGTCGCCTCGGCGGTCGCACTGCTCATCGTCGGCGCCGCGGGCTGCCTGCTGTCGAGCTACATGTCAGAGATTTTCCCGACCGCCACCCGTACCCGCAACATCGGCATCGCCTACGGCTTCTCGGTCGCGGTGTTCGGTGGATCGGCGCCGTACCTCAACCAGTTGTTCAACAGCCTCGATCTCGGCTGGCTCTCGAGCGTGTACGTGATCGTGCTGTGCTGCGTGACCTTCTTCGCGGTCACGCGCCTGCCCGAGACCCGCGGTATCGACCTGAGCAAGGTATAG
- a CDS encoding class I adenylate-forming enzyme family protein, with product MIETLERWHQWYPEHVTPGLDIAHETLTEAWAKRVKRDPEGAALRYFEAEYSARTVDETADALAAGLQGLGVGQGDVVGIQLQNIPQFSLVELALWRIGAVALVLNPMYKQRELSTILADAEPVGVIGAEGTIEQTMRELGELAPGWVLTTREYEVQGRQGRRPGELGRPVEGALPETDLFGLIERNRGAKPAPAHVNAASPALLTYTSGTTGAPKGAVATHRNLLATAEATRQWLGVQQGERVLAVAPLFHITGAVATGVMALVSGAELVFIGRLKPEYFLEAIDDYGIHHICGSITAYNALLDLPHGGARELRSLRTVFSGGAPVPPRTVERFAERFGHYIRNIYGMTETASACIAVPRDREAPIDEATQTLAIGVALPGVRVRVRESAGRIAQAGELGELEIKGPSVTAEYLNKPEATAETIVDGWLRTGDIACIDEAGWVYLIDRKKDQINVSGYKVWPREVEDVLYEHEAVREAAVIGRPHPYSGEEVIAFVSLQSDARAEEAEIQAHVKARLASYKTPREVHILPDLPKTATGKIQRLALRE from the coding sequence ATGATCGAAACTCTGGAACGCTGGCATCAGTGGTACCCCGAGCACGTCACGCCGGGGCTCGACATTGCCCACGAAACGCTCACCGAGGCCTGGGCGAAGCGCGTGAAGCGCGACCCCGAGGGTGCTGCGCTCAGATACTTCGAGGCCGAGTACTCGGCCAGGACGGTCGACGAGACCGCCGATGCGCTCGCGGCGGGGCTGCAGGGCCTCGGCGTGGGCCAGGGCGATGTCGTCGGCATTCAGCTGCAAAACATTCCGCAGTTCTCGCTCGTAGAGCTCGCCCTCTGGCGCATCGGTGCCGTGGCGCTCGTGCTCAATCCGATGTACAAGCAGCGCGAGCTCAGCACGATCCTCGCCGACGCTGAGCCCGTGGGTGTGATCGGGGCCGAGGGCACCATTGAGCAGACGATGCGCGAACTCGGCGAGCTCGCCCCGGGCTGGGTGCTCACGACGCGCGAGTACGAGGTGCAGGGCCGTCAGGGGCGTCGCCCAGGCGAGCTTGGCAGGCCAGTCGAGGGGGCGCTGCCTGAGACCGACCTCTTCGGGCTCATCGAACGAAACCGTGGCGCGAAGCCTGCGCCGGCGCACGTGAACGCCGCAAGCCCCGCCCTGCTTACCTACACCTCGGGCACGACGGGTGCGCCGAAGGGCGCGGTCGCGACGCACCGCAACCTGCTCGCGACGGCAGAAGCGACCAGGCAGTGGCTCGGTGTTCAGCAGGGCGAGCGGGTGCTTGCCGTCGCACCGCTCTTTCACATCACCGGCGCCGTCGCGACGGGCGTCATGGCGCTCGTCTCGGGCGCCGAACTCGTGTTTATCGGCCGGCTGAAGCCGGAGTACTTTCTTGAGGCGATTGACGACTACGGGATCCACCATATTTGTGGTTCGATCACGGCCTACAACGCGCTGCTCGACCTGCCGCACGGGGGCGCCCGCGAACTGCGCTCACTGCGCACCGTGTTCTCGGGCGGCGCACCCGTGCCGCCGCGCACGGTCGAGCGCTTTGCCGAGCGCTTCGGCCACTACATTCGCAACATCTACGGCATGACCGAGACCGCTTCGGCGTGCATCGCGGTGCCGCGCGACCGTGAGGCCCCGATCGACGAGGCCACGCAAACGCTCGCGATCGGGGTGGCGCTTCCCGGCGTGCGGGTGCGCGTTCGCGAAAGCGCGGGGCGCATCGCGCAGGCCGGCGAGCTCGGTGAGCTCGAGATCAAGGGCCCGAGCGTCACGGCCGAGTACCTCAATAAGCCAGAGGCCACGGCTGAGACGATCGTTGACGGCTGGCTGCGCACGGGCGACATTGCCTGCATCGACGAGGCGGGGTGGGTGTACCTCATTGACCGCAAGAAAGACCAAATCAACGTGTCGGGTTACAAGGTGTGGCCGCGCGAGGTCGAAGACGTGCTGTACGAGCACGAGGCGGTGCGGGAGGCTGCCGTGATTGGCCGGCCACACCCGTACAGCGGCGAAGAGGTCATCGCCTTCGTCTCGCTGCAGTCGGACGCCAGGGCCGAAGAAGCCGAGATTCAGGCGCACGTCAAGGCCAGGCTCGCGAGCTACAAGACCCCGCGCGAGGTGCACATTTTGCCCGACCTACCGAAAACGGCAACCGGAAAGATCCAACGTCTCGCGCTGCGCGAGTGA
- a CDS encoding TetR/AcrR family transcriptional regulator has translation MTDPHFPQPIVFDTCCNAALTCFAKNGFHGTSIREIASEAGLSVPGLYHHYPSKAALLEKLCEISMIELHTALVKARDAATTTLERFDNLVACLLEFHAEFGAVAFVTYSEIRSLKPGPREAHIEARRGVQQFITDAVVDGTAEGIFQAEEPRHVARAITHICLGVAQWFRPSGELSVDELVAVYTEICRDTARFVR, from the coding sequence ATGACCGACCCCCATTTTCCGCAGCCAATCGTCTTCGACACCTGCTGCAACGCCGCTCTCACCTGCTTCGCGAAGAACGGCTTTCACGGCACCTCGATTCGCGAAATCGCGAGCGAGGCGGGCCTGTCGGTTCCCGGCCTCTACCACCACTACCCCTCGAAGGCGGCGCTGCTCGAGAAGCTCTGCGAGATCTCGATGATCGAGCTGCACACCGCCCTCGTGAAGGCGCGCGACGCGGCGACGACCACACTCGAACGCTTCGACAACCTCGTCGCCTGCCTGCTCGAGTTTCACGCCGAGTTCGGCGCCGTCGCCTTCGTGACCTACAGCGAAATTCGCTCCCTCAAGCCAGGCCCCCGAGAGGCGCACATTGAGGCGCGCAGGGGCGTGCAACAGTTCATCACCGACGCGGTCGTCGACGGCACGGCCGAGGGCATCTTCCAGGCCGAAGAGCCCCGCCACGTGGCACGCGCGATCACCCACATTTGCCTCGGCGTCGCACAGTGGTTTCGGCCAAGTGGCGAGCTCAGCGTCGACGAGCTCGTGGCGGTGTACACCGAGATTTGCCGCGACACCGCGCGCTTCGTTCGGTAG
- a CDS encoding phosphotransferase family protein — MITTPDGTEVVATLEDAAGLAMPPLLIVDRVTKFLDERGIGEGPIAWQRIGDGQSNITYLIERGQTRVVLRRGPRPPLPKSTHDMIREATVQQGLHRVGEPVPNILAVCEEVSVLGVPFYVMEYLEGVILLDETPGFFDTVAGRRKASEALVDTLVGLHGLDLERAGLASFGRADGYLERQVKTFTGLAGQVSQRELPLIGELSRWLEANRPATQRPALVHGDYRFGNVMFEPAGDPRVLAVLDWEMATLGDPLADLGYLTVTYSDPTSQGTVMELTSATLEEGYLNRAEIAERYAAGTGLDVSDLPWYQTLALWKSSVFLEAIYSRWQAGERPGDDFAHTLEFEVPRVLECAQAITR; from the coding sequence ATGATCACGACTCCAGACGGAACAGAGGTCGTTGCAACGCTTGAAGACGCGGCCGGGCTTGCGATGCCGCCGCTGCTCATCGTCGATCGGGTCACGAAGTTTCTCGACGAGCGCGGCATTGGCGAGGGCCCGATTGCGTGGCAGCGCATTGGTGACGGCCAGTCGAACATCACCTACCTCATCGAGCGGGGTCAGACCAGGGTCGTGCTGCGCCGCGGCCCGAGGCCGCCGCTGCCCAAATCGACCCACGACATGATTCGCGAGGCGACGGTGCAGCAGGGGCTGCACCGGGTGGGCGAGCCGGTGCCGAACATTCTCGCGGTGTGCGAGGAGGTCTCGGTGCTGGGCGTCCCGTTTTACGTCATGGAGTATCTTGAGGGCGTCATTCTGCTCGACGAGACGCCCGGGTTCTTTGACACGGTCGCGGGCAGGCGCAAGGCGTCAGAGGCGCTCGTCGATACGCTCGTGGGGCTGCACGGCCTTGATCTCGAGCGGGCGGGACTCGCCTCGTTCGGCCGCGCCGACGGCTATCTTGAGCGCCAGGTCAAGACGTTCACGGGGCTCGCGGGCCAGGTATCGCAGCGCGAGCTGCCGCTCATCGGCGAGCTCTCGCGCTGGCTTGAGGCGAACCGACCGGCGACGCAGCGGCCCGCCCTGGTGCACGGTGATTACCGCTTCGGCAACGTCATGTTTGAGCCCGCTGGTGACCCGCGAGTGCTTGCGGTGCTCGATTGGGAGATGGCGACGCTCGGCGATCCGCTCGCTGATCTCGGCTACCTCACGGTCACCTACAGCGACCCGACCTCGCAGGGCACGGTCATGGAACTCACGAGCGCAACGCTCGAAGAGGGGTACCTGAACCGCGCCGAGATCGCCGAGCGTTACGCCGCGGGCACGGGCCTCGACGTGAGCGACCTGCCCTGGTATCAGACGCTCGCGCTTTGGAAGTCGTCGGTGTTTCTCGAGGCGATTTACAGCCGCTGGCAAGCGGGGGAGCGACCCGGTGACGACTTTGCGCACACGCTCGAGTTCGAGGTGCCGCGCGTGCTCGAGTGCGCTCAGGCGATCACCCGATAA